In Lentisphaera araneosa HTCC2155, the genomic stretch CTACGGGGATAGTCGCCGCATTATCACTATCGGCATTCCAGTCATAGACCATAGTGGGTGTAGAGGTTAAGTAAAATTCTTCGAAGTTGTAGTTGATGAAGTACTGAAAACTAGACTGACTAAACGTATCATCACCCGCATAATCCTGTAAATGTTGAACGAGGCCACCAAAAAGCCAGTTTCCTGGTTTAGCGAGGACTACAGCCGCCGCACCCGCAGCCCAAGCATCATCGCAAATCGATCGTTACTGTAAGTGGGAAATAATAGGGCAGGGTCGACACCCCAGAGAACACCGCTATCCGTTTTAGGAGCAAAGAAGGCTTGGTAGGTGATGTTACCTAAACCTTGGTCAGATCCTTGTCCAGGAAAAAGACTTTTTTGATAAGAAAAAGGGATGGTTAAGCGGTTAATGAGGGTGAGATCTTCATCGAGAGCTACCGGATAAACGGGTTTCACATTGAGCGTGTAAATATCGCCATCTTCAGTGCCGTTATCTGGGATAGCGTTAAGTTCAAAAGGCACACTAATTAACTTACCAATTGGGTTCTGCGATTCTTTTGCTAAGTCTTTATCAGCTTCATTAGCGTAAACTGAGCCTAGACTTAAAAGACTCAAGAGACATAAATATTTTTTCAAAGGACACTCCTTATAGTTTTTCCAATAAAATAACTTTTAGTTTATGTCATTAAGTGGGGGAATACAAGATTCTTATCATATTCAATTTGCGCAGAACTCACTTAGAAAAAGCTCAGCGCTTTAAAATTTTTAGTCTCATCTCTTATTAATGGAATGAAAATGTCTTTTACAGGTGAGGTGTGAAATCTTGAGTGCAAAAAGCGGTGATTTATCAAGTGTTCTCTCCAAATTCCATAATTTACATGTGGCCCACTTTTGTCAGTTTTATAAGCGCTACTTTGGTGAGACCATGACTCAAACGCGATCGCAAAAGACTTCAGACATCTTACTTAGTAAGCCTTGTGATTTTGAATGTCATCAATTCTTAATTATTGACGCTAAGGCACTTTAAAATTTACCTGCTTCAATTTGAGCCATAAGTCTGTTCAAAAAAGAGTTAATTTTTCTTTTCATAAGTCCGATAAATCTTGTTTAATGCAGTTTAAGCTTCTAGCTTAGAAAATATTTTTTAAATTTTTGGAGAGTGATCATGTTAAAGAAATTTATTGCAACATCCCTGTTACTAGGAGCGAGTTCGGCTTTTGCCGGTGGTTTGGATTTATCTGAGTTTTCAACTGCTTCAAGTGTAGGTTCTGCGGGTGTAGCAAATCAAACGCATAATCGTGATGCCTCAACTTCGGCACTGAACTTGGCAGCAATGACCAACTTAGAAGGTGATCATGTTACAGGTGGTTTAAGCCTTATGGATTTGGGTATAGAATTTAAAGATGATGGTAACTCCGTTCCCGGTGGTTCTAATACTAGTAATGCAGGCGGACAGTTTGGCGTGCCTTTTTTAGGCTATGTTCATAGTATTAATGAAGATGTGAAGTTTGGTTTGACATTGAATAGTCATTTTGGTTTAGGTTTGGAATATCCAACGGGCTGGGCTGGACGTTATCAAATTCAAGAAATTACTTTACAAAGTATCAATTTAACTCCTAGTTTAGCTTTTCGCATCAATGATGAGTGGTCAGTTGGTTTTGGTTTAGTTCTAGATTATGCAACCATGGATATAGAGTTAAAAGTAAACACTCTTGGTCCGGGTGATGGGACATTAGAAGTCGAAGATGATGACTTGGCTGTAGGGACAGTTGTCTCACTAATGTATGAGCCCAGTGAAGACACGCGCTTTGGTTTGACTTATCGCTCGAAAATTGAACATGATTTTGAAGATACCGCAAAAGCAACTGGTTTTATACCCAGTTTTTCTCCTGATGTAGATGTAGAAGTGAACACACCTCAGCAAGTTATGTTTGGTGTGAGGCATCAATTAAATGAAGATCTAGCTGTTTTGGGCGCCGCCAATTGGCAGGAATGGTCAGATTTTGGTAAGATGCCCACCGATATAAATGGCAATCGCTTGGGAGTCGACAAAGAACTTGATGATACTTGGGGCGCGGGTATTGCCTTTGAATATCAACTCAACCCAGAGTGGTTACTTATGTGTGGTTATCATTACGATTCAGCGATGACGGACACAGCAACTCGTACGGCAGATTTACCAACGGGAAATATTCACCGCTATGGTATTGGTACAGAGTACCAATATTCTGATAAAATGACTATCGGTTTTGCTTTTGAACATGTCGATTTAGGTTCACCAAATATCAACCAAACAAATGGAATTAATGGTGGCAACACTTTAAGTGGTGATTACGATAACTACATAAACTTCTATACAGTCTCAATAAATTATAAGCTTTAAAATATAAATTATCATGATTACCTAGTTAAGGACTTATATACATTTACAGCATAGGTAAATTATGGTGAAACCATTAAACTTTAAATAGCTTAGGGCAAAGCCCTAAGACAAACAAGACGAGAAATATGCACCATGCCTTCCATGAGAAGGCGATTACAAGTTACGGTTTACATTAAAGTTATATTATTCAGATAATTGAGAAAATCAGTTTTCAAGTGTCGATAAAATTTTGTCTTGCTTCCATTCGCACTCATTTTATGGACCGCCAAGTCCGGTGCATGATTGTATCCTATCTGATGCTGCTATCTTTAGGACGAACTATTTTATTACAACCTTGGCGTGGTTATTGTTCTAGGCATGGCCCGCAGTCATCGGTTATTGTTCTAGGCATGGCCCGCAGTCATCGAATAAGACATTTGTTAAACTCTTTTCTTTTTAAATTCATTCCTTAATTTGGTTCAAAATAAATGGAGGGGAGGTTGGCTGGATTGGTGGATAATTAAGAAGCTTTTCTTAAAGCTTGTTTGTGTAATGGAATATAATCTCCCCCACTGACCCATAAGTGATGCATTAATATCGCAAGTTTCCTCGCGATGGCAACAACAGCCTTTTTCTTGGCAATTCGTCCTCCACTACTAGCAAGATGCACTCCGACATTCTACGCAGCAACTTGAAGTTCGATTTGAGATAATAACTGGTAGAGTCTCTCCAAGTTGAACCCTATAGTGCTTATGAGCGTTTCCTGTCGAACTCTCTTTAAGCCACAAACGGTAAACCTCTCAAGATTGTGATAGTTCTTCATCTTTGAAATCCCCGCTTCAGAGATTGAGCGGATGTTTCTCGCCAGCTGATAGTTTTCACTTTCATAAATTTCTTCTCCCAGAAGCTTCTTGCCCTTTGAACCGCTGATACTGACTAATTCCACTCCCTGTTCTATGGCGTAATCCAAATTCGTTGCAGAGCTATATCCATCATCAACACTGACCATCATAGCGGATTCTCCAGTCATTTTTTTATTTTCCACAAGGCAATCTGCAAAGACTTTACTGTCACTGGTATTTCCAGATTCCAAAATGAAAGAAGTCAGAAAACCATTGGCACTAAAAGCAAAGTTTGGACGATAACCAAAAACTGTTTCACGACCGCCTTTTTTGATAAAGGCAGCGTCGTCATCACT encodes the following:
- a CDS encoding OmpP1/FadL family transporter, which encodes MLKKFIATSLLLGASSAFAGGLDLSEFSTASSVGSAGVANQTHNRDASTSALNLAAMTNLEGDHVTGGLSLMDLGIEFKDDGNSVPGGSNTSNAGGQFGVPFLGYVHSINEDVKFGLTLNSHFGLGLEYPTGWAGRYQIQEITLQSINLTPSLAFRINDEWSVGFGLVLDYATMDIELKVNTLGPGDGTLEVEDDDLAVGTVVSLMYEPSEDTRFGLTYRSKIEHDFEDTAKATGFIPSFSPDVDVEVNTPQQVMFGVRHQLNEDLAVLGAANWQEWSDFGKMPTDINGNRLGVDKELDDTWGAGIAFEYQLNPEWLLMCGYHYDSAMTDTATRTADLPTGNIHRYGIGTEYQYSDKMTIGFAFEHVDLGSPNINQTNGINGGNTLSGDYDNYINFYTVSINYKL